The Magnetococcales bacterium genome segment ATGAAATCGCCTGCCGTTCCCTGGGCATCAACCATGTGTCGATCAAGCTGGCCGCCTTCAGCCTGGGCGCGACCGTGGGCGGCATCGGCGGGGTCTTTTTCGCCGCTTCCCAGGGCTTCGTCAATCCCACCTCCTTCACCTTCTTCGAATCGGTGCTGATTCTGGCCATCGTGGTGCTGGGAGGCATGGGTTCCGTGCCCGGCGTGATCATCGCGGCCATCGTCATCACCGTGCTGCCCGAGCTGCTGCGCGACTTCGCCGAATGGCGCATTCTGCTCTTCGGCATCGCCATGGTTCTCATGATGATCTGGAAACCGCGTGGCCTGCTGCGCCTGAAGCGACCCCGTTTCGACCTGCCCCTGCCCAAGGAGAGACACCATGCTCCTGACGGTTAGGCATCTGACCATGCGTTTCGGCGGCCTCACGGCGTTGCACAACGTCGGCTTCGAGGTCAAAACCGGCTCCATCACCGCTCTGATCGGCCCCAACGGCGCGGGCAAGACCACGGTGTTCAACTGCATCACCGGTTTCTATCGCGCCACCGCCGGCAGCCTGCATCTGCGCCAGCCCGACGGGGAGGAGGTCGATCTGGCGCAGTTGCTGGGGCAGCCCTGGCGACCTTCCGATCTGCGTCATCCAGGGCGATTGGGAGGTAAACTCTTCTACAAGATGTTCGGCGGCTCCCATCGCATCGCCCTGGCCGGGGTGGCCCGCACCTTCCAGAACATCCGGCTGTTCCGCGACATGACGGTGCTGGAAAACCTTCTGGTGGCGCAACACCGTCTGGTCAACCGCAACCTTTGGTCGGGTCTGCTGCGCACCTCCCTGTTTCGCGAACACGAGGAGATGGCGGTGGAGCAGGGGGCCTACTGGCTGGGCTATTTCGACCTGACCCGGGAGGCCAACCGTCCGGCGGGGGAACTGCCATACGGCCATCAACGCCGTCTGGAAATGGCGCGCGCCATGTGTACCAATCCGCTGCTGCTTTGTCTGGACGAACCGGCGGCGGGACTCAATCCCGGCGAAACCCGTGAGCTGGCGGCGCGGATCGGCAAGTTGCGGGATGAGCACGGCGTCACCATATTGCTGATCGAACACGACATGGGGTTGGTCATGGGTTTGTCGGATCATGTGGTGGTGCTGGATCACGGGGAGGTCATCGCCTCCGGTCCTCCGGCGCTGGTGCAGCGGGACGAACGGGTCAAAAAGGCCTATCTCGGCGTGGCGGAAGAGGATGAGGACGGGGAGCTGGAGCCGTGAAGCCGCAACCGTTGCTGCAGGTGGACAAACTCTCTTCCGGTTACGGCCCGATTCAGGCCTTGAAGGGGGTATCCCTGGAGATTCATCCGGGGGAGATCGTGGCTCTGATCGGGGCCAACGGGGCGGGCAAGACCACGTTGCTGATGACGCTTTTCGGCGAGCCGCGTCGGCATGCGGGGCGCGTTCTGCTGGATGGTCAGGACATTTCCGCTTTGCCCACCGCCCGTATCGCCCGCATGGGGCTGTCACTGGTACCCGAGGGGCGGCGCATTTTTCCGGCCATGACGGTGCGGGAGAATCTGGAGATGGGCTTGCTGCCCTTGCGTCCGGAGCCGCCGACGGATCCGGAGCGGGCGTTGCGGGATCTTTTCGAGCTGTTTCCCGTGTTGCGGGAGCGTCAGCAGCAGCGGGCGGGCACTCTTTCGGGGGGGGAGCAGCAGATGTTGGCCATCGGGCGGGCGTTGATGGGCAAGCCGGTGTTGTTGATGCTGGATGAACCGAGTTTGGGACTGGCGCCCTTGGTCTGTCGTCAGATTTTTGGCATTCTGCAAGAGATTGCGGCGACGGGCACCACCATTTTCCTGGTGGAGCAGAACGCCTTTCAGGCTTTGCGACTGGCGCATCGTGGTTATGTGTTGGCCAACGGGGAGGTGCGGTTGAGTGGCACGGGGCGGGAGTTGTTGCACAATCCGGAGGTGGAGCGGGCGTATCTGGGTGGCCACGAAACGTGAGCCGATGGTTTCGGCTAGCAAACAGGGTTGGGGGAGCCTGAGGGGGAGCACCGCTGCCCCCTCAGCGGGGTCCGGGGCAGCGCCCCGGGACGTGGCCTTTGCCGGGTCGAAGCGATAGAAGAGGAATGCCCAACCTGACACCCAATCCCAACCGTGTTCAGGCTTCGACCCGGCGGGAGGGGGCCAGGGGAGGGACTCATCCTCCCCATCTTTGAACCCGCCAACCGGACGAAGCTGGGTCTGTCCGGTCGAAAGCGGCAACGTCCTGGGGCGCTGCCCCGGACCCCCCAGGGGGCCAGCCCCCCCGGACCCCCATTTACCGAAAGGACGCTGGCATGATGACCATGCCCCCCCCGGCAAAATGCCCTTTGGCCCTCTTCATCGCCACCTTCGGCGGTGTGGGGCGTCTGCCGAAAGCGCCGGGAACCTTCGGCACCCTGGCGGCGATTCCCCTGGCCTGGCTGTTGGGTCAAACCTCCGCCATGGTCTACGGCGTCGCCCTGACGGGATTGATCCTCCTCGGCTGGTGGGCCGCCGACCGGGCCGCTCTCTGCCTGGGAAGCAAGGATCCGGGCGCGGTGGTCATCGACGAGGTGGCCGGCTATTGCCTGACGGTCTGCTGGTTTCCCCCCGAGGCGGCCACCCTGCTGGCGGGCTTCGTCCTGTTCCGCCTCTTCGACATCTTCAAACCCTGGCCGGTGGGTTGGCTGGATCGCAACCTTTCGGGCGGGACGGGTATCATGATGGATGATCTGGCAGCCGGTCTGTGGAGCGCGGCGCTGCTCGCCCTGTGGCTGACTCCGGCTTTGACCCACGCCTTCCGAACGGGAGTCTTTCAATGATCAAATGTCTGCTGGTGGTGCCGCGCTGGAGCGATCTGGAAACCCTGTTGCCCCTCTCCGGACGACCCTATCTCGACCTCTTCCTGCACGGGTTGGGCGTCTCCGATATCGCCACCCTCGAAGTCGATCCGGAAGAGCCCTTCGATCCCAACGACACCTCCCCCGAATACGGCCTGATCATCGCCCAGGGCGAACACGGCGGCCGCCTGCGACGCTCCTTCATCTCCAATCTGGGCCTCTCCCTGGGCCTCGACGGGGAGGAGTCGGATCAACTGCGGGTGTTGGGCGCCAAACGTCTGGAAACCGCCGCCGGAGTGACCGCCGGATTCGCGGTGCGGCGTCGGGGACGCATGGTGGCCTTCTGCGAACACTCCATCTGGGAGGTGCGTCACGACCTGGTCAGCACCATTCGCACCTTCCTGGAAGAGGAGCGCTCCGAACGGCGTCGCCGGGCCCCCTCCTGCTGGATGGTGGAAGGCGGTAGCAAAAAACCCGATCTGTCGGACCTCACCGAAGGGGAGCTGTGTTTGAACTGCACCCTGCAAAGCATGCCGGGAGGCGATTGGGCCATGACGCTGCCCGCCTCCATGGGCCCGGAGGTGCGGCAACGGGTCGAAGAGCGCCTGGGGGAGAGCCTCTACGCCAAGGAACCCGTCTTTCTGGAAGAAGAGGTGGCCCGAATCTTCCGCGAGTCGGGCTTGCGGCTGGCCGTGGCGGAATCCTGCACCTCGGGACTGGTGAGCGCCCGCCTGGCCTCGGTGCCGGGCAGCAGCGCCTTCCTGCTGGGCGGCGTGGTGGCCTATGCCAACGCCCTCAAACAGGGCTTGCTGGAGGTTCCGGAGAGTCTGGTGCAGAGTTGCGGCGCGGTTTCCATGGAGGTGGCGCTCTCCATGGCCCGTGGTGTGCAAAGGACCACCGAAGCCGATATGGGCCTGAGCATCACCGGCATCGCCGGTCCCGACGGGGGCAGCGAGGAGAAACCGGTGGGCACGGTCTTCATGGCGGCGGTCTCCCGCTGGGGCAAGGTGATGGAACGTTCGTTCCGCTTCCCGGGGGATCGCAATCGCATCCGGCAACAGGCCAGCCAGGCGGGGTTGCATTTGTTGCGACATCTGCTGGCGGCAGGGATTTAGTCAATCAGGGAGTGATGGCATGAAAGCGGTACAACTGGCGGCCATTCTGGGGTGTCTGGCCCTGTCGCTACCGATGCGGTCGTTCAGCACCGAGGAGGTTCCCCTGGTTCTCACCCCGGAAGGGGTGCTGACCCGTGGCGAGGAGAGTTCCCCTCGCCCGATGAACAAACAGAGGGTCACCCAACCGGTACAGGCTCCGGTTCCGGCGCTGGCTCCGGCGGTGACGCCTCCGGCTCAGTTCGTGCCGACCACCCCGGCGCCGAAAAAGCCGCGTCCCCCGGTGGCGAAAACCTCCCCGGAAGCCCCCCCCCCGGCGGACGATTCCATGACGGGCCCGGTTACCGAAGAGTCCCGCAAGGCGGCGGAAGCGGCGGAAGAGGCCCGCAAGGCGGCGGCGGCGGCGGAAGAGGCCAAAAAGAGGGCAGTCGCCGCCGAGGCGGCGGCCAGGAAAGCCCTGGCGGCGGCGGAAGAAGCCCGCAAGAAGGCCGCGGCGGAAGAGGCCCGCAAGGCGGCTGCCGCGAAGGAAGAGGCCCAAAAGGCGGCGGGGGCGAAAGAAGAGGCTCAAAATACGGCTGGGGAGGACGAAACCCGGAAAGAGGCGGCAGCGGAAGTGGCCCGGAAGAAAGCGGCAGCGGAAGAGGCCCGCAAGAAAGCGGCGGCGGAAGAGGCCCGCAAGAAAGCGGCGGCGGAAGAGGCCCGGAAGTCGGCGGAGACGCCCCATGCCGAAACCGCTCCGTTACCGGCAGCCTCGGAAGCGCCGAAAGCGGCTCCCCATGTGAGCGCCGTTCCGGAAAACCCGGTGAAAAAGACTCCTGCGGCGGAAAAACCGGCTGCATCGCCGCCTGCCGCCCAAAAGCCCCCTCACCTCGCTCCGGTGATCACCCCCGGTTCTCCGACAGCCTTGCCGACGCCGGGAAGCGTGGTAACCGGCACGGGTAAATCCTCTGCGACGCCGGGGGCGACGGCCCAACCGGCCGGTCCCGGCGCGGCCCGCGCTCCGGCGTCGGCTGTGCCCGCAACCGTTCCGCAGGCGGTTACCGCGCCGACTGCCGGTCCCGGTCCCGGTGCGGCCCGCGCTCCGGTATCCCCGGCCGCAGTTCCGCAGTCACCGTCCGCATCGCCTGCCGGGGTTGTGACCGGACCGGCGGCTCCGGGGGCACAGCCCCACCCGGTGGCCGTTGAGCCGACTGCGCCGGAAATGACGACCGTTCCCAAAGAAGGGGTCAATTTGCAGCATTCATCGGCCCTGACCTCCGTGGTGCGGCCCGAAACCGTCGTCGGTCTCTCCGAGCCCTACACCCTGCCTCCCGGAAACGAGGTCATCGATCGGGGTACCCATTTCCACCAGATCGAAAAAGAGGACACCATGATCCATCTGGCCTGGGATTATGGATTCGGTTACACCGAATTCATGATGCACAATCCCGGCGTCAACGAATGGATCCCCCGGGAGGGCAGCATGGTGCGCGTCGAAATGCGGCGCGTACTGCCTTGGGCTCCGGGGAAAGGGCGCAAGATCGTCGTCAACCTGCCGGAAATGCGCCTGTACCAGTGGTTGAGCGATACGGAGGTGCTTTCCTATCCCATCGGCATCGGGCAGGAGGGGTGGGATACGCCGCGCACCACCGCCCGTGTGGTGCGCAAGCAGGCCGATCCCACCTGGTATCCGCCCCCCTCCATTCGGGCGGAAGATCCCGATCTGCCCGCCTCCTTTCCGCCGGGGCCGGACAATCCACTGGGCACCCACGCCATCTACATGACCATTCCGGGCTATCTGATGCACGGCACCGCTCGTCCCTTCGGGGTGGGGCGGCGGGTCAGCCACGGCTGCATCCGCCTCTACCCCGAACACATCATCGACCTTTACGAGACCGTGAAGGTGGGGGATGCGATTCATATCGTGGATCAGCCGGTCAAGGCGGGTTGGTTGGGCAACACCTTGTACCTGGAGGTGCATCCGCCCCTGGAACTGAAGGACGGCAGCAAAAAGAACCTGATGCAGGAAGCTTCCTGGGCGGTACAGGAGGCCTTGAAACGGGGACCTCCGAGGGTGCATGCCGTCATCGATTGGGATCGTATCGAGAAGGTGTTGCAGGAGCCGTCGGGATTGATGGAACCGGTCAGCAAAGAGGTGCAGTAGGGTTTGTCATTGCTACGGGGGTCCGGGGGGCGTATGCCCCCGGACCCCCGTTTTTGTATAAAATTAAACCGGAACTGTATCTGTTCAGGTATACGGGGGTTCGGGGGGGATTATCCCCCCCGACGGGTCCAGGGCAGCGCCCTGGGACTTTTCCTTTCGCTGTTGGTGTCCGACCCCCTGGGGTCCAGGGGGCACCCCTGGGACTTTTCCTTTCGCCGTTGACACGATCATGCCGCGCTGGGCAGGGGCCTGAATATACCGCGTCTACTTTGGAATACGTAATTTTTCTGTATCTGTTCAGGTATACGGGGGTTCGGGGGGGATTATCCCCCCCGACGGGTCCAGGGCAGCGCCCTGGGACTTTTCCTTTCGCTGTTGACGTCTGACCCCATGGGGTCCAGGGGGCACCCCTGGGACTTTTCCTTTCGCCGTTGACACGATCATGCCGCGCTGGGCAGGGGCCTGAATAGTTACCCGGAACTATTTTCCGGCCTTTTCATGTCCGCGCCCACTGCGACCGGGCAAAAAAAAACCGGGAGTTCCGTGTGGTCGAAACCACCTTGGAACTCCCGGCTTTCAGAGGAACTCCGATTGACTCGGAGTGCCGGATTACTTCTTGGCGGGCGCGGCGGCCTTGGCCTTGGCGGGCGCCTTGGCTTTGGCAGGAGCCTTGGCCTTGACGGGAGCCTTGGCACCCTTCTTCTGATTCTTGTTGAACGCATCCTTGGCGCGATTGGCCTCGGCGCGGGCGTCCTCAAGAGCCTGACGGGCGGCGGAAGCTTCACGCTCGGCGGTAGCCGCGCGACGCTTGGCCTCCTCGGACTCCTGCTTCAGACGGGCAACGTCCGCCTGCAGCTTGGACACTTCGGCGCCCTGATCCGGGGCCTTTTCGGCCGGGGTCGAGGAGCAGCCGGCGGCGATCAAGCCGGACATCATGAGGAAAGCGGGAACCACCAACGATTTTCTGATCTGTACCATCGAAAAGCCTCCAATTTAACCTGTATGACAAAGTCGGCAAACGATACCCCCAGCAACACGGGAAATCTAGAACAATTTCCGTGCCAATTATCATTTCTGTACCCGCCTTGCTGGTGGTGACGGGTTGATTTAAAGCAAGATCAATTCCAGGGCCGCATCTTAACAGCGGAATGGCGTTTTGGCTAGACTTTTTTCGCGGCATCGTCAATTTAATCGGAAGGCGTCAAAACAGGGGTGTCAAGAGCGCAGGAAACCAAAGAGGGAACGCCTGGAACAGGCGGTTTCGAGCTGGGTGGAGAGGGATTGGCGCGGAGGTTGGGGCGCCGGTGCCCCGAGGGCGGCCTGCAGGGCCTCCTGGCAAGAGCGGAAGGGGAGGGTCGAGGGCAGCAGGGTTTCCACGAAATAGTGGCCGGTTTCGGGCTCCCACGCGGTCAGCACGCCGATGCGGCGGGAGGACTCCTGCAGAATGACGCCCTGTCCGGGGGCGACGCGGCCTTTGTCGTCGATGGTCAGCGGCATGGCGCTTTGCAGGGAGGGCTCGCGACGGGGGGGATTGATCCAGAAGATGCGCTCCACGGCCCAGGGGGTGACCAGAATGCCGGTGGAGTAGGGATCCTCGAAGGAGCCCTCCTCCATGTGAAGATGGATGCCCAGGGCCCGGTTGAGAGCGCTGTTTTCCGCCTGGGCGGCCATCAGTCGCGCCGCGGCGACCTGAATGGCCACCGGATCGGGCCAGCGCACATCCCAGGAGGGCAGCGTAGCGGAATTGTCAGACATGTTTTTGACGCTCGTCAGCTTTCCGTGTCAATCGGCAAAGATCTCTTCGACGCTGGCCGCATCCAGCAGGCGATCCGACCAGATTTCGAGATGCTCCGGATCCGCCGCCTCGATCCGGGCGGGTACCCACTCCGGCAGATCGTGGAAGCGGCGACGCAACAGGCGAAGGAGAAGTCCTCCCGCCGCTTGTCGGGAGCCTTCCTCCCTGCCTTCCTCCCTGCCGGCTTCTTTGCCCTTCTCCAGGGTTTCCCGGAGTAGATTCGCCGGTACGATGTCGGTCAACCAGGGGGGCGGATTGCTGAGTAATATATTCATGGCGTAGCTGGAGATCATGGGGCTTGCCTCCGTGGGGCGGGCTGTCTGAACCAGTTCCCGCATGGCTTGCGCATCGATGTTTTCATAGGTGACGGCGATATACAGCAGCACCTGATGGAACAGGTCGGGTGCCTCCCGCAATGAGAGTCCCACCAGCTTCATGATACCGCGTTGTTCCTCCTTGCGGAAGACGAATTTGAGGGCCAGAAACCCGGCGCGCAGGCGGGGGTCGGCGGACATGGCCTCATTTTCGATGGTGCCCAGATCGACCACCACATAGCGAAAATTGGGCAGATAGGGCCGCAACGCCGGCTGCGGGGGCATCAGGGCCGCGAGTTCGTCCGGAATGCGCCAGGGGGAGGCCCCGTGATAGAGGATCACCCCGATGATGGCCGGAAGCTGTTCCCAGTCGGGGTTTTCCCGTTCCCAGCGTTCCAGGGCGCGGGTCATGTAGCGGTGCAACTGCCAGGCGGATTTGCGCTCGGGGCGGCTTTTGTGTTCCAGAAGGGTGTAGATGAAGGCTTCGGCGCCGTCCCGCAGTTTGGCCCGATAGAGGCGGTCGCTGAGGTGTTGCCGCAGCTCCTCGTCGATGAAACTGCCTTCCACCGGTTCCGGGGCCTCGGCAGTGAGCAGTGCCGCCACATCCGGGGGCAGCCGTTCCCGCAACAGAACCCCGGCGGTTTCGGGGTCGGCGAGAACGGCTTTCAGCAAATGGTCGTGGGGTTGGGCGAGGTCGCTCATTGACACACCGGGGGCTGGCCTTAAAAAAACAACCCGTCGACCGGGCTTGAGGCCGAAGCATGGGTGCGGCGGGGCATGCGTCCGGCCAGAAAG includes the following:
- a CDS encoding ATP-binding cassette domain-containing protein; protein product: MLLTVRHLTMRFGGLTALHNVGFEVKTGSITALIGPNGAGKTTVFNCITGFYRATAGSLHLRQPDGEEVDLAQLLGQPWRPSDLRHPGRLGGKLFYKMFGGSHRIALAGVARTFQNIRLFRDMTVLENLLVAQHRLVNRNLWSGLLRTSLFREHEEMAVEQGAYWLGYFDLTREANRPAGELPYGHQRRLEMARAMCTNPLLLCLDEPAAGLNPGETRELAARIGKLRDEHGVTILLIEHDMGLVMGLSDHVVVLDHGEVIASGPPALVQRDERVKKAYLGVAEEDEDGELEP
- a CDS encoding ABC transporter ATP-binding protein, producing MKPQPLLQVDKLSSGYGPIQALKGVSLEIHPGEIVALIGANGAGKTTLLMTLFGEPRRHAGRVLLDGQDISALPTARIARMGLSLVPEGRRIFPAMTVRENLEMGLLPLRPEPPTDPERALRDLFELFPVLRERQQQRAGTLSGGEQQMLAIGRALMGKPVLLMLDEPSLGLAPLVCRQIFGILQEIAATGTTIFLVEQNAFQALRLAHRGYVLANGEVRLSGTGRELLHNPEVERAYLGGHET
- a CDS encoding phosphatidylglycerophosphatase A; its protein translation is MPPPAKCPLALFIATFGGVGRLPKAPGTFGTLAAIPLAWLLGQTSAMVYGVALTGLILLGWWAADRAALCLGSKDPGAVVIDEVAGYCLTVCWFPPEAATLLAGFVLFRLFDIFKPWPVGWLDRNLSGGTGIMMDDLAAGLWSAALLALWLTPALTHAFRTGVFQ
- a CDS encoding nicotinamide-nucleotide amidohydrolase family protein, with the protein product MIKCLLVVPRWSDLETLLPLSGRPYLDLFLHGLGVSDIATLEVDPEEPFDPNDTSPEYGLIIAQGEHGGRLRRSFISNLGLSLGLDGEESDQLRVLGAKRLETAAGVTAGFAVRRRGRMVAFCEHSIWEVRHDLVSTIRTFLEEERSERRRRAPSCWMVEGGSKKPDLSDLTEGELCLNCTLQSMPGGDWAMTLPASMGPEVRQRVEERLGESLYAKEPVFLEEEVARIFRESGLRLAVAESCTSGLVSARLASVPGSSAFLLGGVVAYANALKQGLLEVPESLVQSCGAVSMEVALSMARGVQRTTEADMGLSITGIAGPDGGSEEKPVGTVFMAAVSRWGKVMERSFRFPGDRNRIRQQASQAGLHLLRHLLAAGI
- a CDS encoding L,D-transpeptidase family protein, producing MKAVQLAAILGCLALSLPMRSFSTEEVPLVLTPEGVLTRGEESSPRPMNKQRVTQPVQAPVPALAPAVTPPAQFVPTTPAPKKPRPPVAKTSPEAPPPADDSMTGPVTEESRKAAEAAEEARKAAAAAEEAKKRAVAAEAAARKALAAAEEARKKAAAEEARKAAAAKEEAQKAAGAKEEAQNTAGEDETRKEAAAEVARKKAAAEEARKKAAAEEARKKAAAEEARKSAETPHAETAPLPAASEAPKAAPHVSAVPENPVKKTPAAEKPAASPPAAQKPPHLAPVITPGSPTALPTPGSVVTGTGKSSATPGATAQPAGPGAARAPASAVPATVPQAVTAPTAGPGPGAARAPVSPAAVPQSPSASPAGVVTGPAAPGAQPHPVAVEPTAPEMTTVPKEGVNLQHSSALTSVVRPETVVGLSEPYTLPPGNEVIDRGTHFHQIEKEDTMIHLAWDYGFGYTEFMMHNPGVNEWIPREGSMVRVEMRRVLPWAPGKGRKIVVNLPEMRLYQWLSDTEVLSYPIGIGQEGWDTPRTTARVVRKQADPTWYPPPSIRAEDPDLPASFPPGPDNPLGTHAIYMTIPGYLMHGTARPFGVGRRVSHGCIRLYPEHIIDLYETVKVGDAIHIVDQPVKAGWLGNTLYLEVHPPLELKDGSKKNLMQEASWAVQEALKRGPPRVHAVIDWDRIEKVLQEPSGLMEPVSKEVQ
- a CDS encoding Rpn family recombination-promoting nuclease/putative transposase; translated protein: MSDLAQPHDHLLKAVLADPETAGVLLRERLPPDVAALLTAEAPEPVEGSFIDEELRQHLSDRLYRAKLRDGAEAFIYTLLEHKSRPERKSAWQLHRYMTRALERWERENPDWEQLPAIIGVILYHGASPWRIPDELAALMPPQPALRPYLPNFRYVVVDLGTIENEAMSADPRLRAGFLALKFVFRKEEQRGIMKLVGLSLREAPDLFHQVLLYIAVTYENIDAQAMRELVQTARPTEASPMISSYAMNILLSNPPPWLTDIVPANLLRETLEKGKEAGREEGREEGSRQAAGGLLLRLLRRRFHDLPEWVPARIEAADPEHLEIWSDRLLDAASVEEIFAD